A part of Oncorhynchus clarkii lewisi isolate Uvic-CL-2024 chromosome 17, UVic_Ocla_1.0, whole genome shotgun sequence genomic DNA contains:
- the LOC139370136 gene encoding zinc finger protein 664-like, whose protein sequence is MSSLSYSTPAEEEEVCWTEKEEEADTVKQEVEDESVTVKEEAIEAFRVKEEEAVTVKEEEAVTVKEEEAVTVKEEEAVTVKEEEAVTVKEEEAEEVFGVKMEGQITVTLKEEEEEGQITVTLKEEEEEGQITVTLKEEEEEGQITVTLKEEEEETGDLSNTRKRPDSHSSRKRFSDSGKSPSGKPEPETPKPARRHHCSHCGKSFMKLRNLQEHERTHTGEKPFQCSQCGKSFTVLVNMKRHERIHTGEKPFQCSQCGKSFTLLVNMKRHERIHTGEKPYQCSQCGKSFTQLGSLKIHNRIHSGKKSYHCSQCGKSFNQLKHLKSHERTHSGEKPFHCSQCGKTFSQSEDLKSHERIERLCSDLCF, encoded by the exons atgagttcactaagctaCTCCACTCCTGCTGAAGAAgaagaggtctgctggacggagaaagaagaagaggctGACACAGTTAAACAAGAAGTAGAGGATGAGTctgttactgtgaaagaagaagCGATTGAAGCTTTcagagtgaaagaagaggaggctgttacagtgaaagaagaggaggctgttacagtgaaagaagaggaggcagttacagtgaaagaagaggaggctgttacagtgaaagaagaggaggctgttactgtgaaagaagaggaggct GAAGAAGTTTTTGGAGTGAAGATGGAGGGGCAGATTACTGTCACGttgaaagaggaagaagaggaggggcagATTACTGTCACGttgaaagaggaagaagaggaggggcagATTACTGTCACGttgaaagaggaagaagaggaggggcagATTACTGTCACgttgaaagaggaggaagaggagacgggAGATCTGAGTAACACCA GAAAGAGACCAGATTCTCACTCCAGTAGGAAGAGATTCTCCGATAGCGGGAAGAGTCCTTCAGGGAAACCAGAACCAGAGACTCCCAAACCGGCAAGACGACACCACTGttcccattgtggaaagagttttatgaAGTTACGGAACCTTCAAGAGCACGAGAGGACACACACgggagaaaagcctttccaatgttcccagtgtggaaagagttttaccgtGTTAGTTAACATGAaaaggcatgagagaatacacactggagagaagccattCCAATGttcccaatgtggaaagagttttaccttGTTAGTTAACATGAaaaggcatgagagaatacacacaggagaaaagccttaccaatGTTCTCAGTGTGGCAAGAGTTTCACCCAGTTAGGGAGCCTGAAAATACATAACAGAATACACTCTGGAAAGAAgtcttaccactgctcccaatgtgggaagagttttaaccAGTTAAAGCACCTGAAATCACATGAAAGAACACAttcaggagagaagcctttccactgTTCTCAATGTGGAAAGACATTTTCTCAGTCAGaggacctgaaatcacatgagagaatagagaggctgTGTTCTGACTTGTGTTTCTGA